A region from the uncultured Macellibacteroides sp. genome encodes:
- a CDS encoding ROK family protein, translated as MYTTDNRIVMTLDAGGTNLVFSAIRGGKEIVSPVTLSAASNSLDVCLNHITEGFNAIRTVLPEAPVAISFAFPGPADYAAGIIGDLPNFPSFRGGVALGPYLQDTFGIPVFINNDGNLFAYGEALSGALPELNRKLEAAGSIRRYKNLLGVTLGTGFGAGVVLDGNLLLGDNGAGGDVWCLRNKKYPQYIAEESVSIRAVKRVYAAHSGDTSALTPKDIFDIAEGLRQGNRDAAIRSFAELGEMAGDAIASAITLIDGVVVIGGGLAGASKYILPSLLAELNSSLGMMDGSLFNRLQMKAFNLEDEDQFTAFAKGEAVKVAIPGTDRLIDYDPFKRFGVMVSKQGTSRSVAMGAYVYALNHL; from the coding sequence ATGTATACAACTGACAATCGCATAGTAATGACTTTGGACGCAGGAGGAACCAACCTGGTATTCTCTGCCATCCGAGGAGGAAAGGAAATCGTTTCACCGGTAACACTTTCGGCTGCTTCAAACAGCCTGGATGTCTGTCTGAATCATATAACCGAAGGCTTTAACGCCATCCGGACAGTTTTACCTGAAGCTCCCGTAGCCATTAGTTTTGCCTTTCCGGGTCCGGCAGATTATGCAGCAGGCATTATCGGCGATCTGCCAAACTTCCCCTCTTTCAGAGGTGGTGTGGCTTTAGGTCCTTATCTGCAAGACACTTTTGGAATACCGGTTTTTATAAACAACGACGGGAATCTGTTTGCCTATGGTGAAGCTCTTTCGGGTGCTTTACCAGAACTAAATCGGAAGCTGGAAGCCGCCGGAAGCATCAGGCGCTATAAAAACTTGCTTGGTGTAACCCTGGGAACTGGATTCGGAGCTGGAGTGGTACTTGATGGTAACTTACTTTTGGGAGATAACGGAGCCGGTGGAGATGTTTGGTGCTTAAGAAATAAGAAATATCCGCAATATATCGCCGAAGAGAGTGTGAGTATCCGGGCAGTAAAGCGGGTATATGCTGCGCATTCGGGTGATACATCGGCCCTTACTCCGAAAGATATATTCGACATAGCAGAAGGTCTGCGGCAAGGTAACCGCGATGCTGCTATCCGTTCATTTGCCGAGCTTGGGGAAATGGCTGGAGATGCGATCGCATCTGCCATTACTCTTATCGATGGTGTTGTTGTTATTGGCGGAGGATTGGCTGGGGCATCCAAATACATTCTTCCTTCTTTACTGGCTGAGTTAAACAGTTCGCTGGGGATGATGGATGGAAGCCTGTTTAACAGGTTGCAGATGAAAGCTTTTAATCTGGAAGATGAGGATCAGTTTACTGCCTTTGCCAAAGGGGAAGCTGTGAAAGTAGCCATCCCCGGAACGGATCGCCTTATAGATTACGACCCCTTTAAACGTTTTGGTGTAATGGTGAGCAAGCAGGGAACGAGTCGTTCTGTTGCTATGGGAGCCTATGTTTATGCCTTAAATCATTTATAA
- a CDS encoding class I mannose-6-phosphate isomerase, whose amino-acid sequence MRKSNYDKYPATVVNGTLWKGWDEIRLRLEMACGISKDRKRHVLVVECYQGIHHAELLEQFRMMAPDTLVDTSSLFKPEAAIKSMTYPYLTDDRLFGKRASFSYADYLDEDKVSSFLKRIETLSGLVIVYGHGAAEVVPEPDTLIYADMARWEIQQRFRRNEIDGLGVSNRREAPSLHYKRGYFIDWNVCDNLKKRLFSKVDYWLDTHKAGEPRMIDSSTWKQGLEQTVRTPFRVVPFFDPAPWGGQWMKEVCDLDKEKDNYGWCFDCVPEENSLYFQVAGKRFEMPANNLVFYKTRELLGGPVEARFGQDFPIRFDFLDTMGGGHLSLQVHPTTQYIRDTFGMYYTQDESYYLLDAGEGATVYLGLKTGVNPDEMVDALNEAQKSGCSFDADKYINQWPAKKHDHYLIPGGTIHCSGSEAMVLEISATPSIFTFKLWDWDRLGLDGLPRPINIGHGSKVIQWERQTDFVRKHLINQVERIAEGDGWKEERTGLHENEFIETRRHWFTGTVSHHTGGGVNVLNVIEGDELLVESETDAFVPFVVHYAETFIIPACVGSYTIRPYGVSEGKTCGTIKAYVRFRE is encoded by the coding sequence ATGAGAAAAAGCAACTATGATAAATACCCTGCAACCGTTGTAAATGGTACGCTTTGGAAAGGATGGGATGAAATAAGGCTTCGGCTGGAAATGGCCTGTGGTATTTCCAAAGATAGAAAACGTCATGTTTTGGTTGTGGAGTGTTATCAGGGTATACATCACGCTGAATTGCTTGAACAGTTCAGGATGATGGCCCCGGACACCCTGGTGGATACTTCTTCGCTCTTTAAACCGGAGGCTGCCATAAAATCCATGACTTATCCGTACCTGACCGACGATCGTTTGTTTGGCAAACGTGCGTCGTTTTCGTATGCCGATTACCTGGACGAGGATAAGGTATCTTCTTTCCTCAAACGCATTGAAACCTTGTCGGGTCTTGTTATCGTTTATGGACATGGAGCAGCCGAAGTGGTTCCGGAACCGGATACGCTTATTTATGCCGATATGGCCCGTTGGGAGATTCAGCAACGTTTCCGGCGGAATGAGATTGATGGTTTGGGTGTTAGTAACCGTAGGGAGGCCCCATCGTTGCATTATAAGCGCGGGTACTTTATCGATTGGAACGTATGCGACAATCTAAAAAAGAGATTGTTTTCCAAAGTGGATTACTGGCTCGATACACATAAGGCTGGTGAGCCGCGGATGATCGACAGCTCTACCTGGAAACAGGGATTGGAACAGACTGTACGCACTCCCTTTAGAGTGGTTCCGTTTTTTGATCCGGCTCCCTGGGGTGGCCAGTGGATGAAGGAGGTATGCGATTTAGATAAAGAGAAGGATAATTACGGTTGGTGTTTTGACTGTGTGCCCGAAGAGAATAGTCTCTACTTTCAGGTAGCTGGCAAACGCTTTGAAATGCCGGCTAATAACTTGGTATTCTATAAAACCCGCGAACTGTTAGGTGGACCTGTAGAGGCTCGTTTCGGACAGGATTTTCCTATTCGTTTCGACTTTCTGGATACTATGGGAGGCGGACATCTGAGTCTTCAGGTGCATCCTACTACCCAGTATATACGCGATACGTTTGGCATGTACTATACGCAGGACGAAAGCTATTACCTGCTTGATGCCGGTGAAGGTGCTACCGTATATTTAGGGTTGAAGACGGGTGTGAACCCGGATGAAATGGTTGATGCCTTAAACGAAGCACAGAAATCGGGTTGCTCTTTTGATGCGGATAAGTATATTAACCAGTGGCCTGCTAAAAAGCATGACCATTACCTGATACCGGGAGGAACGATTCATTGTTCCGGTTCGGAAGCTATGGTGTTGGAAATTAGTGCAACTCCGAGTATCTTTACCTTCAAACTCTGGGATTGGGACCGCTTAGGGCTGGATGGTTTGCCTCGTCCGATTAATATTGGTCATGGGTCGAAGGTGATTCAGTGGGAACGTCAGACCGACTTTGTAAGGAAGCATCTTATAAATCAAGTTGAACGTATTGCCGAAGGCGATGGTTGGAAAGAGGAGCGTACTGGTTTGCATGAAAACGAATTCATAGAAACCCGTCGTCATTGGTTTACGGGCACGGTTTCTCATCATACCGGAGGTGGAGTAAATGTGTTGAATGTGATTGAAGGCGACGAACTGCTGGTTGAAAGTGAGACGGATGCTTTTGTTCCTTTTGTTGTGCATTATGCGGAAACCTTTATCATTCCCGCATGCGTAGGTAGTTATACCATCCGTCCTTATGGAGTATCCGAAGGAAAAACATGTGGAACCATTAAGGCATATGTCCGTTTCAGAGAATAG
- a CDS encoding AraC family transcriptional regulator, with protein MIKIKEGFKGERSVSLPEELLTRYSLDPLIGNLYVRKIGFFPKVKYHFVQKDQGCNYGMLIYCVDGKGWYRIRGIEYPIEKNQYIIIPANQPYSFGADENNPWTIYWLHFRGKISNSFFPSQPAPASILPGDHSRLQDRTQLFEEIYSCFSMGYIKEYMIYSSMCLYMFLGSFLWLEQYRHYKIPSHKEYPFSSRVVHFMQENIENNLTLEQLAAYFKYSPSHFSMLFQKETGASPISFFIHLKIQKACQYIELTNLKLNEIAILLGFEEPAYFSRIFTKVMGISPSAYRKKESEHSPTQSE; from the coding sequence ATGATAAAGATAAAAGAAGGATTTAAAGGAGAACGTTCTGTATCCCTGCCGGAAGAGCTGCTTACAAGATACAGCCTCGATCCGCTTATTGGAAATTTATATGTACGAAAGATCGGATTCTTCCCTAAGGTAAAGTATCATTTTGTACAAAAGGATCAAGGATGCAATTACGGCATGCTTATTTACTGTGTGGATGGCAAAGGATGGTATCGCATCCGGGGGATAGAGTATCCAATTGAGAAGAATCAGTATATTATTATCCCGGCCAACCAACCGTACTCTTTTGGTGCAGACGAAAACAATCCATGGACTATCTACTGGCTGCACTTCCGTGGCAAGATTAGCAATAGCTTTTTCCCGTCTCAACCGGCGCCGGCTTCTATACTACCCGGAGATCATTCCAGACTACAGGACAGAACGCAGTTGTTTGAAGAAATATACAGTTGTTTTTCCATGGGATATATTAAAGAATACATGATCTATTCGTCGATGTGCCTCTATATGTTTTTAGGCTCTTTTTTATGGTTGGAGCAGTATCGGCACTATAAAATACCTAGTCACAAGGAATATCCTTTTTCATCGAGGGTCGTGCATTTTATGCAAGAAAATATTGAGAATAACCTTACATTGGAACAACTGGCCGCCTATTTTAAATATTCTCCTTCTCACTTTTCCATGTTGTTTCAAAAAGAGACAGGAGCCTCTCCCATCAGCTTCTTTATCCATTTGAAAATTCAAAAGGCCTGTCAATATATTGAACTTACCAATCTTAAACTAAATGAAATAGCTATTTTACTGGGATTTGAGGAACCTGCTTACTTCTCGCGGATATTTACCAAAGTAATGGGCATCTCGCCCTCGGCATACCGAAAGAAAGAATCAGAACATAGTCCAACCCAATCGGAATAA